GAACGCAGCACCGTCGGGCAGGCGCTGAGCGCCCAGCACGGCGCGGCGATGCGGCTGTTGCTCATGCAGATTCCGGGGCAACTGCTGTTCAGCCTGGCCAGCCAGGGCGCGCTGATCCTGCTGGCCGGCAGCACCACCGCGCTGACCGTGACCGGCACGCTCAGCGTTCCCGAGGCCATCGCGTTGATCGTGGTGGCGGCGCGCTACCTGGAACCGTTCACCGTCATCAGCGAGCTGGCGCCGGCACTGGAGTCGACGCGGGCCTCCCTCGAGCGGATTCGCGCGGTGCTCACCGCGCCCGAGGTGACGGTCGGCCCCGGCCGCGCCCCCGAGGACGCCGGCGCCACGCGCATCGAGTTCGACGACGTCACGTTCGGCTACGACTCGGCGGGCGCCCCGGTGCTCGACGGAGTCAGCTTTTCCCTGCAGGCCGGCACCACCACCGCCATCGTCGGACCGTCCGGTTCGGGCAAGAGCACCATCTTGTCCCTGATCGCCGGACTGCACGAGCCCACCGGTGGGCGGGTGTTGCTTGACGGGGTGGACGCCACCGAGCTGGACGCCACGTCACGGCGGGCCGCCACCAGCGTGGTGTTCCAGCATCCGTACCTACTCGACGGCACGATCCGCGACAACATCCTGGTCGGAAACCCCGACGCCGATCAGGAAACCTTCCAGCGGGCCACCGAACTGGCTCGTGTCGACGAGCTGGTCGCCCGACTGCCCGACGGCACCGACACCAGGGTGGGAGAAGCCGGCGCGGCACTGTCCGGCGGTGAGCGCCAACGGGTCAGCATCGCCCGGGCGCTGCTCAAACCCGCACCGGTGCTGCTGGTCGACGAGGCGACCAGCGCGCTGGACACCGAGAATGAGGCCGCGATCGTCGCCGCGCTGAGTTCCGAACTGCGCCCGCGCACCAGGGTGATCGTCGCGCACCGGCTGGCCAGCATCTCCCAGGCCGACCGAGTGCTGTTCATCGACGACGGCCGGGTCATCGAGGACGGGACGATCGACGAATTGCGGGCGGCCGGTGGACGTTTCGACGAGTTCTGGCGACAGCAAAACGATGCCGCCGGATGGCAGATCCACGCCGGCTAGCGACTCGCGATCGATTTAGTGCGATCATCAGAGCGTGAACGCCGACGACGATCCCGAGGCCCGGATACGGGAATTGGAGCGTCCGCTGTCGGACTTCGCCCGACCCGTGGAACTGACCGCCTCGTCGGGTTCCGTCGACGGGCAGGCGCCGTCGCGGTCAGGAAGCGGCCGCGGTCTCGCCATCGTCGTCAGTGTGATCGCTGCGGCAGTGGTGATCGCCGGCGCAGTCGCAGTGTTCCTGGCCTCCCCTGACTTGAGCAGCCCCGAGCCCGGGCGGCCCACCATGCCCAGGGGTTTGACCCCGATACCGCTGCCCTCCGAGGCGGCGCCCGCCAACGCCCCTGCTCCCGTTCCGGCGCCGCCGGTCGCAGCGTCGCCTGCTAACCCGGTGCCGGACAGCAGTGTCACCCTCACCATCGCCGGAGCCGGGGAGAACAAGACCCTGGCCTGCGACGGCCGCTACGTGTCGGTGAGCGGGGTCAGCAACACGGTGGAACTCACCGGCCAGTGCGCCGGACTGACGGTGTCGGGCATCGGCAATGTCATCACCGTCGACTCGACGCCCAAGGTCACGGCATCCGGTCTCAACAACCGGGTCACCTATCACTCCGGGGACCCGGACGTGAGTACCTCGGGGTTCGACAACGTCGTCGAGCGCGGCTAGGTCGGCGAATTCGGTTCAGCCGAGCTGGCGGACCAACGCCTTCTTGTCGATCTTGCCGACCGCTGTGAAAGGCAGCGTCGGCAGCGCCGCCAGCTGATCGATGCGGACATGGGTGGCCACGCCGCACTTGTCGAGGTGGCGGTTCAGCTCTGCCAACGTCAGCGGTGTGCCGTTGAACACGACTGCGGCGCAAACTTTTTCGCCCAAGTACTGATCCGACAGGCCCACCGCGGCAGCCGATCGGACCGCTGGATGGAGCAGCAGGTGCGCCTCCAGTTCGTCGGCGGCGATGTTCTCGCCACTGCGGACGATCACGTCCTTGATCCGCCCGGTCACCTCCAGGTAGCCATCTGCCAGGCGGCGGACCCGGTCGCCGCTGCGGTAGAAGCCGTCCGGGCTGAAGGATCGCTCGTTGGCCTCGGCTGCGTTGTAGTAGCCGTTGATCGTGTAGGGCCCGCGCACCATCAGCTCACCCTCGGATGCTTCGGCGCCGTCCTCGTCGACCACCCGCAACTCGTCGTCGGCGCACAACGGCCGACCTTGGGTGGTGTCGAGCAACTCCGCGGCGTCGCCGGGCCGGGTGTAGCAGAGCAAGCCCTCGGCCATGCCGAACACCTGCTGCAGGCCCGGCGTCAGCGCCTCCCGAACCCGGCGGGCGTCGCCCGCGGCCAGCTTGGCGCCGCCGACCTGCAGCAACCGCAGCGTGGTCGGCTTCTGCGGCTCCCAGTCGCAGGCGTGGGCCCACAGCGTGGCCAGCGCCGGCACCAGCGCGGTGACCGTCACCCGGTGGCGGGCGATGGTGGCGAATGCTGCCTCCGGGCTGGGGTCGGCGCCGAACACGGTGGCCGCGCCCACCGACATGGCGCCCAGCAAGCCCGGGCAGGCCAGCGGAAAATTGTGGGCGGCCGGCAACGCCGCGAGGTAGACGTCGTCGGAGGTCAGCTCGCATAGCTGGGCGCTGGCGGTGGCGTTGTAGATGTAGTCGTTGTGGGTGCGGGGGATCAGTTTGGGCATGCCGGTGGTCCCGCCGGAGACCAGCAGTAGTGCTGGCGCGGCCGGATCGGGGATGAATCGCGGCGCGGGGTGGCCCTCGGGCGCATCTTCGATGACGAGCCGCCGCAGCCCCAGTTCGGCGGCCATCGCCGGGTAGTCGAATCCCGCAGTGGCGTCAGGGATCACGATCCCGACGGCCTCGCTGACCGCGGCCAGATGCCCGATCTCGGCAGCACGGTGCCCGGGCAGGCACAGTACCGGAATGGCGCCCACCCGCAGCAGCCCGAACAGCGTGACCGCGAACGCGCAACTGTTGGGCAACTGCAGCAACACCCGGTCACCGGCGCCGACACCCAGCCGGTGCAGGCCCGCCGCCGCGCGATCGGCGGCCGCATCCAACTGCGCATACGACAGCGTCGCGCCTGGATCGATCACCGCCGGACGCTCGGGCCAGCGTGCCGCGGCGTCGTCGAGCAGCGATGCCAACGGCCGCCCGCTCCAGTAACCGGCCGCGCGGTAGGCGGCGGCCCGATCGTCGGGAAACGGTACGAACCCGTGCATGTGTACTCCCTGGCTTACCGACGACCGAACCTAGATAGAGTAGCTTCGAGAAATTAGGGCAGCCTAACGAAGGGTGGAGTGGCGCTGTGGGGCCGGACGAGATACGCGCGCAGGTCGCTGACCTGCTCGGCGCCGACGCCAGCGCCGTCGATCCCGAGGCCGACCTGGTCGGACAGGGTCTGGACTCGATCCGGATGATGAGCCTGGCCGGCCGCTGGCGCAAACAGGGCATCGACGTCGACTTCGCCGCGCTGGCCGCCGACCCGCGCATCGCCGCCTGGCAGGACCTGCTGGGCGACCGGGGCGAACCGGCACCGGTCACCGCGACGACGGACGAGCCGCGCGATGCCGACGCACCGTTTCCGCTGGCCCCCATGCAGCACGCCATGTGGGTGGGACGCGACGACGACGTCGCGCTCGGCGGGGTGGCCGGGCACCTGTATGTGGAGTTTGATGGGCGCGCTATCGACCCGGACCGGCTGGCCGCCGCCGCGGCCGCGCTGGCCGCCCGCCACCCGATGCTGCGGGTGCAATTCTCACCCGACGGAACCCAGCACATCCGGCCCGATGCCGCACTGCCCGTCGCGGTGCAGGACCTACGTGGCCTGGACGCCACCGAGGTGGCCCAGCACCTGGACGCCACCCGGGTGGCGAAATCGCATCAGCAACTCGACGACGCGGTCTTCGAACTCACCGTGTCATTACTGCCGGATGGAACCGCGCGACTGCACGTCGACCTGGACATGCAGGCCGCCGACGCCATGAGCTACCGCACCCTGATGGCGGATCTGGCCGCGGCGTACCGGGGGGAGACGCTGCCGGAGCTGGGCTACACCTACCGGCAGTACCGCCACGTCACCGCCGACCGCGAACCCGACGAGAACCATCGCCAGTGGTGGGCGCAGCACATCCCCGACCTGCCCGATCCGCCCAAGCTGCCGCCGCCCGCCGGCGCCCCCACCGACCCGCGCCGCAGCACCCGGCGGTGGCACTGGCTTGACCCGGACACCC
The window above is part of the Mycolicibacter sp. MU0102 genome. Proteins encoded here:
- a CDS encoding ABC transporter ATP-binding protein, with the translated sequence MIRTLIQLIPHDRRGRMFGYAALTLLSVAVRAAGTVLLVPLVSALFSENPRQAVAWLGWLTVATVAGWLIDFACARIGFDLGFAVLDHTQHDVADRLPGVRLGWLTAENTADARQAIAATGPELVSLVVNLLTPLISAILLPPAIALALLGVSWQLGVAALGGVPLLLGALWASNRLSARADAAAGDANTALTERIIEFARTQQALRAARRVEPERSTVGQALSAQHGAAMRLLLMQIPGQLLFSLASQGALILLAGSTTALTVTGTLSVPEAIALIVVAARYLEPFTVISELAPALESTRASLERIRAVLTAPEVTVGPGRAPEDAGATRIEFDDVTFGYDSAGAPVLDGVSFSLQAGTTTAIVGPSGSGKSTILSLIAGLHEPTGGRVLLDGVDATELDATSRRAATSVVFQHPYLLDGTIRDNILVGNPDADQETFQRATELARVDELVARLPDGTDTRVGEAGAALSGGERQRVSIARALLKPAPVLLVDEATSALDTENEAAIVAALSSELRPRTRVIVAHRLASISQADRVLFIDDGRVIEDGTIDELRAAGGRFDEFWRQQNDAAGWQIHAG
- a CDS encoding DUF3060 domain-containing protein, producing MNADDDPEARIRELERPLSDFARPVELTASSGSVDGQAPSRSGSGRGLAIVVSVIAAAVVIAGAVAVFLASPDLSSPEPGRPTMPRGLTPIPLPSEAAPANAPAPVPAPPVAASPANPVPDSSVTLTIAGAGENKTLACDGRYVSVSGVSNTVELTGQCAGLTVSGIGNVITVDSTPKVTASGLNNRVTYHSGDPDVSTSGFDNVVERG
- a CDS encoding (2,3-dihydroxybenzoyl)adenylate synthase, which produces MHGFVPFPDDRAAAYRAAGYWSGRPLASLLDDAAARWPERPAVIDPGATLSYAQLDAAADRAAAGLHRLGVGAGDRVLLQLPNSCAFAVTLFGLLRVGAIPVLCLPGHRAAEIGHLAAVSEAVGIVIPDATAGFDYPAMAAELGLRRLVIEDAPEGHPAPRFIPDPAAPALLLVSGGTTGMPKLIPRTHNDYIYNATASAQLCELTSDDVYLAALPAAHNFPLACPGLLGAMSVGAATVFGADPSPEAAFATIARHRVTVTALVPALATLWAHACDWEPQKPTTLRLLQVGGAKLAAGDARRVREALTPGLQQVFGMAEGLLCYTRPGDAAELLDTTQGRPLCADDELRVVDEDGAEASEGELMVRGPYTINGYYNAAEANERSFSPDGFYRSGDRVRRLADGYLEVTGRIKDVIVRSGENIAADELEAHLLLHPAVRSAAAVGLSDQYLGEKVCAAVVFNGTPLTLAELNRHLDKCGVATHVRIDQLAALPTLPFTAVGKIDKKALVRQLG